The Gordonia sp. KTR9 genome contains a region encoding:
- the msrA gene encoding peptide-methionine (S)-S-oxide reductase MsrA, with translation MSWLDQLFAAGSRKQDLVAADAALPGRSSEITVPGEHLILGTPMRGRPESDGTYVHGIGGFDDGLAAIVLAGGCFWGIEEIFWQVPGVHTTAVGYAGGYTPNPTYEETCTARTGHTESTLVVFDPAVTDLEGLLKIFWESHDPTQEMRQGNDIGTQYRSAVYALTDEDLATVRKTAATFQTALDAAGEGAIATEIKLLAEAGDGRFYYAEDHHQQYLAKNPHGYRCHAATGVVYPG, from the coding sequence ATGTCTTGGCTCGACCAGCTCTTCGCCGCCGGCTCACGCAAACAGGATCTCGTCGCCGCAGACGCCGCCCTGCCCGGCCGCAGCTCCGAGATCACGGTCCCCGGCGAGCACCTGATCCTCGGCACCCCGATGCGTGGCCGGCCCGAGTCCGACGGCACGTACGTGCACGGCATCGGGGGATTCGACGACGGTCTTGCCGCGATCGTGCTGGCCGGTGGCTGTTTCTGGGGTATCGAGGAGATCTTCTGGCAGGTCCCCGGCGTCCACACCACCGCGGTCGGCTACGCGGGCGGTTACACGCCCAACCCGACCTACGAGGAGACGTGCACCGCCCGGACCGGACACACCGAGTCCACGCTGGTGGTGTTCGATCCGGCCGTCACCGATCTCGAGGGCCTGCTGAAGATCTTCTGGGAGTCGCACGACCCGACGCAGGAGATGCGTCAGGGCAACGACATCGGAACGCAGTACCGGTCGGCGGTGTACGCCCTGACCGACGAGGACCTGGCCACCGTCCGGAAGACCGCCGCGACGTTCCAGACCGCACTCGATGCCGCCGGCGAGGGCGCGATCGCCACCGAGATCAAACTGCTCGCGGAGGCAGGCGACGGGCGGTTCTACTACGCCGAGGATCACCACCAGCAGTACCTCGCCAAGAATCCCCACGGGTACCGCTGCCACGCCGCCACCGGCGTCGTCTATCCGGGCTGA
- a CDS encoding glycerophosphodiester phosphodiesterase family protein, whose translation MNSGVNVGAAEKVSRSGKPAVVAHRGASGDCPEHTLAAYELALAQGADGLECDVRLTADHELVCVHDRTVDRTSNGTGIVSEMTLAELRELDFGSWHASGGPASILTLRELLTLTLDWRRPVRLFIETKHPVRFGSLVEQKLLEMLHEFGVATPPSADHSRAVVISFSSAGVWRIRRHAPMLPTILLGDTARVLGGGAATAVGATGIGPSVMTLRQYPDLVDRAAAAGRVTYCWTVDEQVDVQLCADLGVRWLATNHPAKVRDWLVTVD comes from the coding sequence ATGAACTCAGGGGTGAATGTGGGCGCGGCCGAGAAGGTCTCGCGCTCGGGCAAGCCGGCGGTGGTGGCGCACCGCGGAGCGTCGGGTGACTGCCCGGAGCACACCCTGGCCGCGTACGAACTCGCCCTTGCGCAGGGAGCGGACGGACTCGAATGCGACGTCCGGCTGACCGCCGATCACGAGCTCGTGTGCGTGCACGACCGGACCGTCGACCGCACGTCGAACGGCACGGGCATCGTCAGCGAGATGACGCTCGCCGAGCTGCGCGAACTCGACTTCGGCAGCTGGCACGCGTCGGGCGGGCCGGCGTCGATCCTGACGCTGCGCGAGTTGCTGACCCTGACCCTGGACTGGCGTCGTCCCGTCCGGCTGTTCATCGAGACCAAGCATCCGGTGCGTTTCGGCAGTCTCGTCGAGCAGAAGCTCCTCGAGATGCTGCACGAGTTCGGGGTGGCGACCCCACCCTCGGCCGATCACAGTCGAGCAGTGGTCATCTCGTTCTCCTCCGCGGGGGTCTGGCGTATCCGGCGCCACGCCCCCATGCTGCCGACGATCCTGCTCGGCGACACCGCCCGGGTTCTCGGCGGCGGTGCCGCCACCGCGGTCGGAGCGACGGGCATCGGGCCGTCGGTGATGACCCTGCGGCAGTACCCCGATCTCGTCGACCGCGCCGCCGCAGCCGGTCGGGTCACCTACTGCTGGACGGTCGACGAACAGGTCGACGTCCAGCTCTGCGCCGATCTGGGTGTGCGGTGGCTGGCCACCAATCATCCGGCGAAGGTGCGCGACTGGCTGGTCACGGTCGACTGA
- a CDS encoding winged helix DNA-binding domain-containing protein, which translates to MTEEISLRQWNRTLLQRQHLLDRVAEDAIEVLDRCVGLQSQDPRAAFFGLWSRIEDFDPIELDGLLTDREVVRMALLRSTIFLIDAEDARWIRPLADPTLRRELTDIHAPKLVDADPAGVLASAEELLAGRELTGAELGRELATRHPAENPSTLTAIARCGLPLVQVPPRGLWRGRGGPTYRIFAEWAGPGEPAVVDDDARADLIRLYLRGFGPATVKSIQTWSGLTRLRPLVEKLEADWELVRLAGPNGDVLYDLDGLALADPDTPAPVRLIAPFDHVIGVQADRARVAEPEMFRRTVTANGRSPGFLFVDGFLAGTWSLDAEEIPVVEFLRPVTAAERGEVDVEVDRLREFTAGIR; encoded by the coding sequence GTGACCGAAGAGATCTCGTTGCGCCAGTGGAATCGCACCCTGCTGCAACGCCAGCACCTGCTCGACCGGGTCGCCGAGGACGCGATCGAGGTACTGGACCGCTGCGTCGGCCTGCAATCACAGGACCCGCGTGCGGCGTTCTTCGGATTGTGGTCGCGCATCGAGGATTTCGATCCCATCGAGCTGGACGGGCTGCTCACCGACCGTGAGGTCGTGCGGATGGCGTTGCTGCGGTCGACGATCTTCCTCATCGACGCCGAGGACGCACGCTGGATTCGGCCGCTCGCCGATCCGACGCTGCGACGCGAGCTGACCGACATCCACGCGCCGAAACTGGTGGATGCCGATCCGGCGGGAGTTCTCGCGTCCGCCGAGGAGCTCCTCGCCGGCCGGGAACTCACCGGCGCCGAACTCGGGAGAGAACTGGCCACCCGCCATCCCGCCGAGAACCCGTCGACACTCACCGCCATCGCCCGCTGCGGCCTGCCGCTGGTCCAGGTTCCCCCGCGCGGGCTGTGGCGGGGTCGGGGCGGACCGACCTACCGGATCTTCGCCGAGTGGGCCGGGCCCGGCGAGCCGGCCGTCGTCGACGACGATGCCCGGGCCGACCTGATCCGGCTGTATCTGCGCGGGTTCGGACCGGCGACCGTGAAGTCCATCCAGACCTGGTCCGGGCTCACCCGGCTGCGCCCCCTCGTCGAAAAGCTGGAAGCCGATTGGGAACTCGTCCGGCTCGCCGGGCCGAACGGTGACGTGCTCTACGACCTCGACGGTCTGGCACTCGCCGACCCGGACACGCCGGCACCTGTCCGGCTCATCGCCCCGTTCGATCACGTGATCGGCGTTCAGGCCGACCGGGCCCGGGTCGCCGAGCCGGAGATGTTCCGGCGCACGGTGACCGCCAACGGCCGGTCGCCCGGTTTCCTCTTCGTCGACGGATTCCTCGCCGGCACATGGTCTCTCGACGCAGAAGAGATTCCGGTCGTGGAATTCTTGCGTCCGGTGACCGCCGCTGAACGCGGCGAGGTCGACGTCGAGGTCGACCGGCTTCGCGAGTTCACGGCCGGTATCCGGTGA
- a CDS encoding superoxide dismutase — translation MADYTLPDLDYDYAALEPHISGRIMELHHSKHHATYVKGANDTLEKLAAARDDDSIAGKVYGLSATLSFHLGGHTNHSIFWKNLSPNGGGEPDGDLAAALTEQFGGFDKFKAHFTAAATTLQGSGWAILGYDTIGGKLVILQLTDQSGNIPAAIIPVVMLDMWEHAFYLDYQNVKPDYVKAWWNVVNWADANERLARAKSQGSGLVVPA, via the coding sequence GTGGCTGATTACACCTTGCCGGATCTCGATTACGACTACGCGGCACTGGAACCGCACATCTCCGGCAGGATCATGGAGCTCCACCACAGCAAGCACCACGCCACCTACGTCAAGGGCGCCAACGACACCCTGGAGAAGCTGGCCGCGGCCCGCGACGACGACAGCATCGCCGGCAAGGTCTACGGACTGTCCGCCACGCTGTCGTTCCACCTGGGCGGTCACACCAACCACTCCATCTTCTGGAAGAACCTGTCGCCCAACGGCGGCGGCGAGCCCGACGGCGACCTCGCGGCCGCCCTCACCGAGCAGTTCGGTGGCTTCGACAAGTTCAAGGCCCACTTCACCGCCGCGGCCACCACCCTGCAGGGGTCGGGCTGGGCGATCCTGGGCTACGACACCATCGGTGGCAAGCTCGTCATCCTGCAGCTGACCGACCAGAGCGGCAACATCCCCGCCGCCATCATCCCGGTCGTCATGCTCGACATGTGGGAGCACGCCTTCTACCTCGACTACCAGAACGTCAAGCCGGACTACGTCAAGGCGTGGTGGAACGTCGTGAACTGGGCCGACGCCAACGAGCGTCTCGCTCGGGCGAAGAGCCAGGGCAGCGGCCTGGTCGTCCCGGCCTGA
- a CDS encoding S49 family peptidase, with protein sequence MTVGPLGAVGKKFSKARTEQVAVVRLDGPIGITGMGKHGVNTESVEPVLKKAFATERLRAVVVVINSPGGSPAQSEYIAERIRQLSAEKGVPVLAFCEDVAASGGYWIACAADEIFAAHTSLVGSIGVVSSGFGFSAVLDRFGVQRRLYTTGENKARLDTFSPEQAEDVEWLKGLQGQLHEAFIAWVRQRRGKKLIASDEELFNGDVWIGSRAAELGVVDGIGVMRSVVAERYPDAEITVVETPKPLLMRLVGSQTSVAGFAESVTTGVLAAFDRAPSLRMSLLHRD encoded by the coding sequence ATGACTGTCGGACCGCTGGGAGCGGTGGGGAAGAAGTTCTCGAAAGCGCGGACCGAACAGGTCGCGGTCGTCCGTCTCGACGGCCCGATCGGGATCACCGGCATGGGCAAGCACGGCGTCAACACCGAATCGGTCGAGCCGGTCCTGAAGAAGGCCTTCGCCACCGAGCGTCTGCGGGCCGTCGTGGTCGTCATCAATTCGCCGGGCGGCTCGCCGGCGCAGTCGGAGTACATCGCCGAGCGCATCCGTCAGCTCTCCGCGGAGAAGGGCGTGCCGGTGCTCGCATTCTGCGAGGACGTCGCGGCCTCCGGCGGGTACTGGATCGCGTGTGCGGCCGACGAGATCTTCGCCGCACACACCTCCCTCGTGGGATCGATCGGCGTCGTGTCGTCGGGTTTCGGTTTCTCGGCGGTGCTCGACCGGTTCGGTGTCCAGCGCAGGCTCTACACGACCGGTGAGAACAAGGCCCGGCTCGACACCTTCTCGCCCGAGCAGGCCGAGGACGTCGAATGGCTCAAGGGGCTCCAGGGGCAGTTGCACGAGGCGTTCATCGCGTGGGTGAGGCAGCGTCGCGGCAAGAAGCTGATCGCGTCCGACGAGGAACTCTTCAACGGCGACGTGTGGATCGGCAGCCGTGCCGCCGAACTCGGCGTCGTCGACGGCATCGGCGTGATGCGCTCGGTCGTGGCCGAGCGGTATCCCGATGCCGAGATCACCGTCGTGGAGACCCCCAAGCCGCTCCTGATGCGGTTGGTGGGAAGCCAGACGTCGGTCGCCGGATTCGCGGAGAGTGTGACGACCGGCGTTCTGGCGGCGTTCGATCGCGCACCGTCGCTGCGTATGTCGCTCCTGCACCGGGACTGA
- a CDS encoding rhodanese-like domain-containing protein — MGDITQVPVTDLPDDFTGRTDAVMLDVREDDEWASGHIRGAVHIPLAEVPGRLDELDPDHDLYVVCHSSGRSMRVLQYLAQVGYDGICVRGGMLAWQEHGKPVEFGDTRSEGDAGR; from the coding sequence ATGGGCGACATCACTCAGGTTCCGGTGACCGATCTTCCGGACGACTTCACCGGGCGGACCGACGCGGTCATGCTCGACGTCCGCGAGGACGACGAATGGGCGTCCGGCCATATCCGGGGCGCCGTGCACATCCCGCTGGCCGAGGTCCCGGGGCGCCTCGACGAACTCGACCCCGATCACGACCTCTACGTGGTCTGCCATTCCAGCGGCCGGTCGATGCGCGTCCTGCAGTACCTCGCCCAGGTGGGTTACGACGGCATCTGCGTCCGCGGTGGCATGCTCGCCTGGCAGGAGCACGGCAAGCCCGTCGAGTTCGGCGATACGCGATCCGAGGGCGACGCCGGCCGATGA
- a CDS encoding DUF5926 family protein, translating to MGKKSKRGSGPRPGSNRAERVAARKARQAAALAPPPRPFAGFASECDFVALRTFVASATARLELVEPAGSRNDVSIVTILPGAVPALAREVDGATEGFVGLQTDPDRTALTVELAAAIAWAAHADAGSEFDLESADEAPTLDEVVKPDATLDITVHQDFGWWFVEGTDVPAEITAMFERANESVLPTARLVVDSGAGAPWWVDAGERAHLRWIRPEPEDDLMSAMARLHAAGRLTVGEGSRFAGSFRTHGLLVPVFDLDNEMHHEEWYAGLNQFDQWLGEALADTSPLTIEQRSSRDGIRGRQVTLR from the coding sequence ATGGGCAAGAAGAGCAAACGGGGCAGTGGACCACGTCCGGGAAGCAATCGTGCGGAGCGCGTAGCGGCACGTAAGGCGCGGCAGGCGGCAGCTCTGGCGCCGCCGCCCCGGCCGTTCGCCGGGTTCGCGTCCGAGTGCGACTTCGTCGCGCTGCGGACCTTCGTCGCCTCGGCGACCGCGCGACTGGAACTCGTCGAACCGGCCGGTTCGCGCAACGACGTCTCGATCGTGACGATCCTGCCCGGGGCGGTGCCCGCTCTCGCGCGCGAGGTCGACGGCGCCACAGAAGGTTTCGTCGGTCTGCAGACCGACCCGGATCGAACGGCGCTGACGGTCGAACTGGCCGCCGCCATCGCGTGGGCGGCGCACGCCGACGCGGGCAGCGAGTTCGATCTGGAGTCCGCCGACGAGGCCCCGACCCTCGACGAGGTCGTGAAACCCGACGCCACCCTGGACATCACGGTCCACCAGGATTTCGGCTGGTGGTTCGTGGAGGGCACCGATGTCCCCGCCGAGATCACCGCGATGTTCGAGCGCGCCAACGAGTCGGTGCTGCCGACTGCGCGGCTCGTGGTCGACAGCGGCGCGGGTGCACCCTGGTGGGTCGACGCCGGCGAGCGGGCCCACCTGCGCTGGATTCGGCCCGAGCCGGAGGACGACCTGATGTCGGCGATGGCGCGGCTGCACGCCGCCGGACGGCTGACGGTCGGGGAGGGGTCGCGGTTCGCCGGGTCGTTCCGCACCCACGGACTGCTCGTACCGGTCTTCGACCTCGACAACGAGATGCACCACGAGGAGTGGTACGCCGGTCTGAACCAGTTCGACCAGTGGCTCGGCGAGGCACTCGCCGACACCTCACCGCTGACGATCGAGCAGCGCAGCTCGCGCGACGGCATCCGCGGTCGTCAGGTCACCTTGCGCTGA
- a CDS encoding DUF4328 domain-containing protein, translating into MSVVDDAARAMAVRQGSSARSSAPGVAMRPSPIPPRAGSAPMPAGRLYRSRNVRWVARRPPEAIPARRGASGRRGPRLIPRYVYIPTWGLHDEPAETDTAHRKLESSRARLGLALVLTGSALTASALVHLVRYILLVVNRDRPLPEFLIVASDWLTVFVGVVAFLGFVLATLAFMRWVLELRADTYASAGLADPRRPGWVAALSGLPLINLIGAPLVLQEVATHRVGQDPSLDADLVGRRLRKLWVAWVLVNVAAAAAIVARLVAWRSDSLQTGANALAMVIVSAAISAAFAFWMARRVRTLFEAAEAAPVPTRRWVAVG; encoded by the coding sequence TTGAGCGTCGTCGACGATGCCGCTCGCGCGATGGCCGTCCGCCAGGGGTCGTCGGCGCGATCCTCGGCCCCCGGTGTCGCGATGCGCCCCTCACCGATCCCGCCTCGTGCCGGCTCGGCCCCGATGCCCGCCGGGCGGCTCTACCGCAGCCGCAACGTGCGATGGGTGGCCCGCCGCCCACCCGAGGCCATACCCGCCCGCCGCGGCGCCTCGGGCCGCCGCGGTCCCCGGCTGATCCCTCGCTACGTCTACATACCCACCTGGGGTCTGCACGACGAACCGGCCGAGACCGACACCGCGCACCGCAAGCTCGAGAGTTCCCGGGCCCGGCTGGGACTCGCGCTGGTGCTCACCGGTTCCGCGCTGACCGCGTCGGCGCTGGTCCATCTCGTCCGCTACATCCTGCTGGTGGTCAACCGCGACCGTCCGCTTCCCGAGTTCCTCATCGTGGCGTCGGACTGGCTCACCGTCTTCGTCGGGGTCGTGGCATTTCTCGGATTCGTGCTCGCCACGCTGGCTTTCATGCGGTGGGTCCTGGAACTGCGCGCCGACACCTATGCGTCCGCGGGTCTTGCGGACCCGCGCCGCCCCGGCTGGGTCGCGGCGCTGTCCGGACTGCCGTTGATCAACCTGATCGGCGCCCCACTGGTGTTGCAGGAAGTCGCCACGCACCGCGTCGGCCAGGATCCCTCGCTCGACGCCGATCTCGTGGGTCGACGACTGCGCAAGCTGTGGGTCGCCTGGGTGCTGGTCAACGTGGCGGCCGCGGCGGCGATCGTCGCCAGGCTCGTCGCGTGGCGCTCGGACTCGCTGCAGACCGGAGCGAATGCGCTGGCGATGGTGATCGTCAGCGCGGCGATCTCCGCGGCCTTCGCCTTCTGGATGGCACGCCGGGTGCGGACACTGTTCGAAGCCGCCGAGGCGGCCCCGGTCCCGACGAGACGGTGGGTGGCGGTCGGATGA
- a CDS encoding VOC family protein encodes MQVRWLSAFLDFPAGVFGSEVTFWRAISGSTVSPPRGEHREFASLEPFYGDPHLRVQRIDDGPGGVHLDIHTDDPHTATAEALALGATLVNDAGTHLTLRSPAGFVFCLVPWEGETKRSRPIRWPGDAISIIDQLCIDIPADMFDAEVGFWTRLTGWPTRSRNRPELIALRRDPAVTLGILLQRRQDEPQDDGPATAHLDIATNSVADEVARHEDWGARVIEHYPHWTTMADPVGRPYCITSRNPRTGD; translated from the coding sequence GTGCAGGTGCGGTGGCTCAGCGCATTCCTCGATTTCCCCGCCGGGGTGTTCGGCAGCGAGGTGACCTTCTGGCGCGCGATCTCGGGCAGTACCGTCTCCCCGCCACGGGGCGAGCATCGAGAGTTCGCGTCGCTGGAACCGTTCTACGGCGACCCGCACCTGCGGGTCCAGCGGATCGACGACGGCCCGGGCGGAGTCCATCTCGACATCCACACCGACGACCCGCACACCGCCACCGCGGAGGCCCTCGCACTCGGCGCCACGCTCGTCAACGACGCCGGCACCCACCTCACACTTCGGTCGCCCGCCGGGTTCGTGTTCTGCCTCGTGCCATGGGAAGGCGAGACCAAGCGGTCACGCCCCATCCGATGGCCCGGTGATGCGATCAGCATCATCGACCAGCTGTGCATCGACATCCCCGCCGACATGTTCGACGCCGAGGTCGGGTTCTGGACCCGATTGACCGGCTGGCCGACCAGATCGCGGAATCGACCCGAACTGATCGCGCTGCGGCGCGACCCGGCGGTGACCCTCGGAATCCTGTTGCAGCGCAGGCAGGATGAGCCGCAGGACGACGGGCCGGCGACCGCCCACCTCGACATCGCCACCAACTCCGTCGCCGACGAGGTCGCCCGGCACGAGGACTGGGGCGCGCGCGTGATCGAGCACTATCCGCACTGGACGACGATGGCGGATCCGGTCGGTCGCCCCTACTGCATCACCTCACGGAACCCGCGCACCGGCGACTGA
- a CDS encoding IS1380 family transposase, whose translation MKHNRYPHLVVDTDRSESLTSTTGAVLLRKTMQIAGLDTALSAALMPWTTSRTVHHPAKVLLDLATAVAVGGDCVSDLAIVRAQPALFGTVASDPTASRLINTLAEDSTAAVAAIRQARAHCRERVWARRRPLEGRPGSFDGGQVIIDLDATTVTAHSDKEHAEINYKRQYGHAPMCALLDHGQYGTGEPLICDLRRGGASPQGADLHITTLSAALDQLPAGERGQVLVRTDAAGCSKEFLAHITDAGLQYSIGYIVSDTIKTALARLPEQAWQPAIDTHGEPRLDAHVAELTSTIPALANADAPSWPAGMRVIVRREYPHSGAQLRLTDIDGRRYTVFATNTRGTGWTLPTLELRHRQRARAEDRIRNLKDTGLANLPFQAFTKNQIWLEIVCLATELLVWTQTLCWGPHATIRRWEPKQLRLRILAVAGRIIHSGRRQLLRLPTNWPHLETITTGWTALHTT comes from the coding sequence GTGAAGCATAACCGCTACCCACATCTGGTTGTCGATACCGACCGCAGTGAGTCACTGACCAGCACCACCGGCGCGGTCCTGCTACGCAAGACCATGCAGATCGCCGGTCTCGATACCGCCCTGAGCGCGGCATTGATGCCGTGGACAACCTCGCGCACCGTGCACCACCCCGCCAAAGTGCTGCTCGACCTCGCGACCGCGGTCGCCGTGGGCGGTGACTGTGTGTCTGATCTGGCGATCGTGCGCGCCCAACCCGCCCTGTTCGGCACCGTCGCCTCGGACCCGACAGCCTCTCGCCTGATCAACACACTCGCCGAGGACTCCACCGCAGCCGTGGCCGCCATCCGCCAGGCCCGCGCACACTGCCGAGAACGCGTGTGGGCGCGGCGACGGCCCCTGGAGGGACGACCGGGCAGCTTCGACGGCGGGCAGGTCATCATCGATCTCGACGCCACCACCGTGACCGCGCACTCGGACAAAGAACACGCCGAAATCAACTACAAACGCCAGTACGGCCACGCCCCGATGTGCGCACTGCTCGATCACGGCCAGTACGGCACCGGTGAACCACTCATCTGCGACCTCCGCCGCGGCGGCGCCTCACCCCAAGGCGCTGACCTGCACATCACCACGCTGAGCGCCGCGTTGGACCAGCTACCGGCCGGTGAACGCGGCCAGGTACTCGTCCGCACCGACGCCGCGGGATGTTCCAAAGAGTTCCTGGCCCACATCACCGACGCCGGATTGCAGTACTCGATCGGCTACATCGTCTCCGACACCATCAAAACCGCACTGGCCCGACTACCCGAACAGGCCTGGCAACCAGCCATCGACACCCACGGTGAACCTCGACTCGACGCCCACGTCGCCGAGCTGACCAGCACGATTCCCGCCCTGGCCAACGCTGATGCCCCCTCATGGCCGGCAGGGATGCGCGTCATCGTCCGCCGCGAGTACCCCCACTCCGGGGCCCAACTACGGTTGACCGATATCGATGGCCGCCGCTACACCGTGTTCGCCACCAACACCCGCGGCACCGGCTGGACGCTACCCACCCTCGAACTACGCCACCGCCAACGCGCCCGCGCCGAGGACCGCATCCGCAACCTCAAAGACACCGGACTGGCCAACCTGCCGTTCCAGGCGTTCACCAAGAACCAGATCTGGCTGGAAATAGTCTGTCTGGCAACAGAACTACTGGTATGGACCCAAACCCTATGTTGGGGCCCTCACGCCACAATCCGCCGATGGGAACCCAAACAACTACGCCTACGCATCCTCGCCGTGGCCGGGCGCATCATCCACTCCGGACGACGCCAACTCCTGCGACTACCGACCAACTGGCCCCACCTGGAGACCATCACCACCGGCTGGACCGCACTACACACCACCTGA
- a CDS encoding ferritin encodes MTEHTKFHQLLHDQISNEFYASQQYIAVATYFDNHDMPQLAKLFYRQAVEERNHAMMIVQYFLDRDMEIEIPGIPAPNNRFDDYRAPIDLALAQEKTVTQQVVDLAKSARDTGDYLGEQFVQWFLKEQVEEVATMTTLQTIAERCNGNLFDLENFVEREFNGEKTSDATAPLAAGGNI; translated from the coding sequence ATGACCGAACACACCAAATTCCACCAACTGCTGCACGACCAGATCAGCAACGAGTTCTACGCCTCCCAGCAGTACATCGCGGTCGCCACCTACTTCGACAACCACGACATGCCGCAACTCGCCAAGCTCTTCTACCGTCAGGCAGTCGAAGAGCGCAATCACGCGATGATGATCGTGCAGTACTTCCTCGACCGGGACATGGAGATCGAGATCCCCGGCATCCCGGCACCCAACAACCGCTTCGACGATTACCGCGCACCCATCGATCTCGCTCTCGCACAGGAGAAGACGGTCACGCAACAGGTCGTCGACCTCGCCAAGTCGGCCCGCGACACCGGCGACTACCTGGGGGAGCAGTTCGTGCAGTGGTTCCTCAAGGAGCAGGTCGAAGAGGTCGCGACCATGACGACCCTGCAGACCATTGCCGAACGCTGCAACGGGAACCTCTTCGACCTCGAGAACTTCGTCGAGCGAGAGTTCAACGGCGAGAAGACATCCGACGCAACCGCACCCCTCGCGGCCGGCGGGAACATCTGA
- a CDS encoding IS110 family transposase, giving the protein MIVQGTSVGLDVHARSVVAHAIDEDSGNVIRETLVPDAATIVSWLHSLAPPVRVAYEAGPTGFGLARAITAAGMECVVAAPSKLQRPAGDRVKTDARDAAHLAKLLRLGEVVAVGVPEEGTEAARDLVRAREDARSDLMRARHRLSKLLLRQGIVYSGGKPWTGVHQQWLQRQRFELPLLQAAFDNDLDAVLSVTARRDRLDELIEQTAATDPWRAVVTRLSCLRGVSTLTAFALAVEIGDWSRFSGATIGPYAGLVPSEYSTGGTRSQGSITKAGNAHVRRLLVEAAWQHRRPYGTPGQTMRRRWEAASPSARARGHAGNRRLHKRWQQFDRRSKHPCVANTAIARELAGWCWSLAVLDD; this is encoded by the coding sequence GTGATTGTTCAGGGTACAAGTGTCGGATTGGATGTTCACGCACGTTCGGTGGTCGCTCACGCCATCGATGAGGACAGCGGCAACGTGATTCGGGAGACGTTGGTTCCCGATGCGGCGACCATCGTGAGCTGGCTTCACAGCTTGGCTCCGCCTGTGCGGGTTGCCTACGAGGCCGGTCCGACGGGTTTCGGATTGGCTCGGGCGATCACTGCGGCCGGGATGGAGTGTGTGGTTGCCGCGCCCTCGAAGCTGCAACGGCCAGCCGGGGACCGCGTCAAGACCGATGCCCGAGACGCTGCGCACCTGGCGAAGTTGCTGCGCCTGGGCGAGGTAGTCGCGGTCGGTGTGCCCGAGGAGGGTACCGAAGCGGCCCGTGATCTGGTCCGCGCCCGCGAGGACGCTCGCAGCGACCTGATGCGGGCGCGGCATCGATTGTCCAAACTGCTTCTGCGCCAGGGGATCGTCTACTCCGGCGGGAAACCCTGGACCGGTGTTCATCAACAGTGGCTGCAGCGTCAACGTTTCGAGCTGCCGCTGTTGCAAGCCGCCTTCGACAACGACCTGGACGCGGTGTTGAGCGTGACCGCACGCCGAGACCGCCTCGATGAGCTGATCGAACAGACCGCGGCCACCGATCCGTGGCGGGCTGTTGTCACCCGATTGTCATGTCTGCGGGGTGTGTCGACGCTGACCGCGTTCGCTCTGGCCGTCGAGATCGGCGACTGGTCGAGGTTCAGTGGCGCCACGATCGGCCCCTACGCCGGGTTGGTGCCCTCGGAATACTCGACCGGCGGTACCCGCAGTCAGGGATCGATCACCAAGGCCGGGAACGCCCACGTGCGGCGGTTGCTGGTCGAGGCGGCCTGGCAACACCGGCGGCCCTACGGCACGCCCGGACAGACCATGCGCCGTCGGTGGGAGGCCGCCTCACCCTCGGCCCGCGCCCGTGGCCATGCCGGCAACCGACGGCTACACAAGCGTTGGCAACAATTCGACCGCCGCAGCAAACATCCCTGCGTGGCCAACACCGCGATCGCTCGTGAGCTCGCCGGCTGGTGCTGGTCGCTGGCGGTGCTCGACGACTAA